A stretch of Lentibacillus sp. JNUCC-1 DNA encodes these proteins:
- the sleB gene encoding spore cortex-lytic enzyme, whose product MGTYWALRNFQYEFGLDIDGLAGGTTKNKLAKASKYDKDFVQKQIKEGNRFTHYGGVDNKKQTAPKKQPDQKEQPSTTPTGTSKVNVPQGYSQNDIKLLANAVHGESRGESYVGQVAVAAVILNRVQSPTFPNTVSGVIFEPRAFTAVADGQIWLTPNDESKRAVLDAINGWDPSGNALYYFNPDTATSAWIWTRPQIKKIGKHIFCK is encoded by the coding sequence ATGGGGACATACTGGGCTTTAAGAAACTTTCAGTATGAATTCGGGCTTGATATTGACGGTCTTGCAGGTGGCACCACCAAGAATAAGCTAGCAAAGGCAAGTAAGTATGATAAAGATTTTGTGCAAAAACAAATTAAAGAGGGCAATCGCTTCACTCATTATGGAGGGGTGGACAACAAGAAGCAGACTGCTCCAAAAAAGCAACCAGACCAAAAGGAACAGCCTTCAACTACCCCCACGGGGACTTCAAAAGTAAATGTGCCACAAGGTTATTCGCAAAATGATATTAAATTGCTGGCGAATGCTGTTCATGGGGAATCGAGGGGAGAGTCTTACGTAGGCCAGGTTGCCGTAGCTGCGGTCATTCTTAACCGTGTTCAGAGTCCGACATTTCCTAACACGGTTTCAGGTGTTATATTCGAGCCGAGAGCTTTTACAGCCGTAGCAGACGGTCAGATATGGCTTACACCGAACGACGAATCAAAACGCGCAGTCTTGGATGCCATTAATGGCTGGGACCCATCTGGAAATGCTTTATATTATTTTAACCCAGACACGGCTACCTCTGCTTGGATATGGACAAGACCGCAAATCAAAAAGATTGGCAAACATATATTTTGTAAATAG